From the genome of Geothrix sp. 21YS21S-4, one region includes:
- a CDS encoding chemotaxis response regulator protein-glutamate methylesterase: MNAKVKSRVLVVDDSALVRQTLSSILVRHGGLEVVGSARDPYDAREKIKELDPDVLTLDVEMPRMDGLTFLGKLMKAHPLPVVMLSSLTAQGTSTALDALALGAVDVIGKPVLDQAAGLEAMGTEIAETVYAASLARVRPLMASTAAAAGPVAPLSSVRKTRSGRALIAVGASTGGTEALRRVFETIPGNLPPVVVVQHMLPGFMPAFADRLDRSCAAKVKVAEDHETLQSGTVYLGPSGCHLTVIRQGAGLAAHLQVGERISRHLPSVDALFQSVAEACGPHALGAILTGMGDDGARGLLEMRQKGARTLGQDEATCVVYGMPRAAWSRGAVQVQVPLADVARHLAEWSSVAV; the protein is encoded by the coding sequence ATGAACGCCAAGGTCAAATCCCGCGTCCTGGTGGTGGACGACAGCGCGCTGGTCCGCCAGACCCTGTCCTCCATCCTCGTCCGCCACGGCGGACTCGAAGTGGTGGGCTCCGCCCGCGATCCCTACGACGCGCGGGAGAAGATCAAGGAACTGGATCCCGACGTCCTCACCCTGGACGTGGAGATGCCACGCATGGACGGGCTCACCTTCCTCGGCAAACTGATGAAGGCCCATCCCCTGCCCGTGGTGATGCTGTCCAGCCTCACGGCCCAGGGCACGTCCACCGCGCTGGACGCCCTGGCGCTGGGGGCCGTGGACGTCATCGGCAAGCCCGTGCTGGACCAGGCCGCGGGGCTGGAGGCCATGGGGACCGAGATCGCCGAGACGGTCTACGCCGCGTCCCTGGCGAGGGTCCGCCCCCTCATGGCCTCGACGGCCGCCGCCGCGGGACCGGTCGCTCCCCTCTCCAGCGTGCGGAAGACCCGCAGCGGCCGCGCCCTCATCGCCGTGGGCGCCAGCACCGGGGGAACCGAGGCCCTGCGGCGCGTCTTCGAGACCATCCCCGGGAACCTTCCGCCCGTGGTCGTCGTTCAGCACATGCTTCCGGGCTTCATGCCCGCCTTCGCCGATCGCCTGGACCGCAGCTGCGCGGCCAAAGTGAAGGTTGCCGAGGACCACGAGACCCTCCAGTCCGGGACGGTGTATCTGGGCCCCAGCGGCTGCCACCTCACGGTGATCCGGCAGGGGGCGGGCCTCGCTGCCCACCTCCAGGTCGGCGAGCGGATCTCCCGCCACCTGCCCTCCGTGGACGCCCTTTTCCAGAGCGTCGCCGAGGCCTGCGGCCCCCACGCCCTGGGGGCGATCCTCACGGGCATGGGCGACGACGGCGCCCGCGGCCTCCTGGAGATGCGCCAGAAGGGCGCACGCACCCTCGGCCAGGACGAAGCCACCTGCGTGGTCTACGGAATGCCGCGGGCAGCCTGGTCGCGCGGGGCCGTCCAGGTCCAGGTCCCCCTGGCCGACGTCGCCCGCCACCTGGCTGAGTGGAGTTCAGTGGCCGTCTGA
- the cheD gene encoding chemoreceptor glutamine deamidase CheD encodes MTSSLAPLVQGRASKYLDRHFNRQAMKILPGEFYATVDDEVIVTVLGSCVTACLLDPIAMVGGMNHFMLPLRGDGEPDPDVFSSARYGAAAMDYLIDDLVLLGAERSRLVAKAFGGGRVVRGLPDIGGQNIDFVRGFLRDKGIPLWSEDMGGTLPRKIYFFPHTGQVLVKRIQRLHNDTIFDRERAYLFDMASSRTEGGTELPT; translated from the coding sequence ATGACGTCTTCCCTCGCTCCCCTGGTCCAAGGCCGGGCCTCCAAGTACCTGGACCGCCATTTCAACCGGCAGGCCATGAAGATCCTGCCCGGCGAGTTCTACGCCACGGTGGACGACGAGGTGATCGTCACCGTCCTGGGGAGCTGCGTCACCGCCTGCCTGCTGGATCCCATCGCCATGGTGGGCGGGATGAACCACTTCATGCTGCCGCTACGGGGGGACGGCGAGCCCGATCCCGACGTGTTCTCCTCCGCCCGCTACGGCGCCGCCGCCATGGACTACCTCATCGACGACCTGGTCCTGCTGGGAGCCGAGCGCAGCCGCCTCGTGGCCAAGGCCTTCGGCGGGGGCCGCGTGGTCCGCGGCCTCCCCGACATCGGCGGCCAGAACATCGACTTCGTGCGCGGGTTCCTCCGCGACAAGGGGATCCCCCTCTGGAGCGAGGACATGGGCGGCACCCTTCCCCGCAAGATCTACTTCTTTCCCCACACGGGCCAGGTTCTCGTCAAGCGCATCCAACGCCTTCACAACGACACCATCTTCGACCGCGAGCGCGCCTACCTCTTCGACATGGCCTCGTCGCGGACCGAGGGGGGGACGGAGCTACCCACATGA
- a CDS encoding protein-glutamate O-methyltransferase CheR, producing MNRPDELPRESVVLDRTPLSPRTFQAIRNLLYAHSGIALAPHKLTMVQSRLAKRLRVLGLTDYESYLERVSDPASEEWGEFINALTTNLTSFFREGHHFTRLVELLEAQGPPPLVRVWSAGCSTGEEPYTLAMTLHKAFGGMCRIEIVATDLDTSVLETAARGVYPLARLENVAEPWKHFGFLRGTGRQEGQVRIRPELRGLITFERLNLLDPRWPLGSGPIHAIFCRNVMIYFDKPTQRNLLARFHQRLERDGLLFVGHSEALLDAASGFHPLGQTVYQRKDGKA from the coding sequence ATGAACCGGCCCGACGAACTCCCGCGGGAAAGCGTGGTCCTGGACCGGACGCCGCTGTCGCCGCGGACCTTCCAGGCCATCCGCAACCTGCTCTACGCCCATTCGGGAATCGCCCTGGCGCCCCACAAGCTGACCATGGTCCAGTCCCGCCTCGCCAAGCGCCTGCGGGTGCTCGGCCTGACGGACTACGAGAGCTACCTGGAGCGAGTGAGCGATCCGGCGTCCGAGGAGTGGGGCGAATTCATCAACGCCCTCACCACCAACCTCACCAGCTTCTTCCGCGAGGGCCACCACTTCACGCGGCTGGTGGAGCTGCTGGAGGCCCAGGGCCCTCCGCCCCTGGTGCGGGTATGGAGCGCCGGCTGCTCCACGGGCGAGGAGCCCTACACCCTCGCCATGACGCTGCACAAGGCCTTCGGGGGGATGTGCCGCATCGAGATCGTGGCCACGGACCTGGACACGTCCGTCCTGGAGACGGCGGCCCGGGGCGTGTACCCCCTCGCCCGCCTGGAGAACGTCGCCGAGCCGTGGAAGCACTTCGGCTTCCTCCGCGGCACGGGCCGGCAGGAGGGCCAGGTGCGGATCCGGCCGGAGCTCCGCGGGCTGATCACCTTCGAGCGCCTCAACCTCCTGGACCCCCGCTGGCCGCTGGGCAGCGGCCCCATCCACGCCATCTTCTGCCGCAACGTGATGATCTACTTCGACAAGCCCACCCAGCGGAACCTCCTCGCCCGCTTTCACCAGCGCCTGGAACGGGACGGGCTGCTGTTCGTGGGCCACTCGGAGGCGCTGCTGGACGCCGCGAGCGGGTTCCATCCGCTGGGCCAGACCGTCTACCAGCGGAAGGACGGCAAAGCATGA
- a CDS encoding chemotaxis protein CheA produces MSDPMQQFREAFFEEAAELADGMEATLLSLDLDAIEVEDLHTLFRGAHSIKGNAGTFGFPEVAAFTHELENTLEPVRKGTRAMTSDLRELLLQGVDLIRSHLHHARQEEPLPAKEVRTQEALVAKLQAREAAPPPEPLAKAMAQAAAKAHSGTGFAIRFEAPSDAFRRGINLERLFRDLGKLGHLRTWLDLSRLPPFDQLDPEDCHMAWDLRLETSAPLADVEEVFEFVAEGDNLQIQPLAPEGAVPPLGEILQVEAGVSPKDIREALSHQKHLGELLVEAGKVKPEAVTKALDRQQSKRHQAEASTVRVATEKIDRLVNLVGELVITQAMLAQASQASHVPASEERMNAALLQLDRQTRELQERVMGIRMVPVEMVFSRFPRMVHELGRQLGKEVELGMEGQATELDKTFIEMLVDPLTHLVRNAVDHGMEATEARIAAGKPAGGTILLRASSRGGHIHIEVKDDGQGLDPERILRKAVERGLVAPGARPSDDELNLLIFEPGFSTKDQVSDLSGRGVGMDVVRQNVRALGGRIEVESGVNRGTTIRLVLPLTLAILDGLTVRVGQETFVFPLASVLESFQCRAEDVRTVKGDREVISLRGEFIPVVRLQRLLEAAPGESGRDRALLVLVETEGRRAAMMVDELLGQQQVVIKSLETHYHRVEGISGATILGDGRVALILDVQGLMRLESGAAAVKA; encoded by the coding sequence ATGTCCGATCCCATGCAGCAATTTCGCGAGGCCTTCTTCGAAGAGGCCGCCGAGCTGGCGGACGGCATGGAAGCGACCCTGCTCTCCCTCGATCTCGACGCCATCGAGGTGGAGGATCTGCACACGCTGTTCCGGGGCGCCCATTCCATCAAGGGGAACGCCGGGACCTTCGGGTTTCCGGAGGTCGCCGCCTTCACCCATGAGCTGGAGAACACCCTGGAGCCGGTGCGGAAGGGCACCCGGGCGATGACCTCCGACCTGCGCGAGCTGCTGCTCCAGGGCGTGGACCTCATCCGCAGCCACCTGCACCACGCCCGCCAGGAGGAGCCGCTGCCCGCGAAGGAAGTGCGGACCCAGGAGGCGCTGGTGGCGAAGCTCCAGGCCCGGGAGGCCGCGCCGCCGCCGGAGCCCCTCGCCAAAGCCATGGCCCAAGCCGCCGCCAAGGCCCACAGCGGCACCGGCTTCGCCATCCGGTTCGAGGCCCCTTCGGACGCCTTCCGCCGCGGCATCAACCTGGAGCGCCTGTTCCGCGACCTGGGGAAGCTGGGACATCTCCGGACGTGGCTGGACCTCTCCCGCCTTCCCCCCTTCGACCAGCTGGATCCCGAGGATTGCCACATGGCCTGGGACCTCCGCCTGGAGACCTCGGCGCCCCTGGCGGACGTGGAGGAGGTCTTCGAGTTCGTGGCCGAGGGCGACAACCTCCAGATCCAGCCCCTGGCCCCCGAAGGCGCCGTCCCGCCCCTGGGAGAGATCCTGCAGGTGGAAGCGGGCGTGAGCCCCAAGGACATCCGCGAAGCGCTGTCGCACCAGAAGCACCTCGGCGAACTCCTCGTGGAAGCGGGGAAGGTGAAGCCCGAGGCCGTCACCAAGGCTCTGGACCGCCAGCAGTCCAAGCGGCACCAGGCCGAAGCCTCCACCGTGCGCGTGGCCACCGAGAAGATCGACCGGCTGGTGAACCTCGTGGGCGAACTGGTCATCACCCAGGCCATGCTGGCCCAGGCTTCCCAGGCCTCGCACGTGCCGGCCAGCGAGGAGCGGATGAACGCCGCCCTCCTGCAACTCGACCGGCAGACCCGCGAGCTGCAGGAGCGGGTGATGGGCATCCGGATGGTGCCCGTGGAGATGGTGTTCTCGCGCTTCCCCCGCATGGTCCACGAACTGGGCCGGCAGTTGGGCAAGGAGGTGGAACTGGGGATGGAGGGCCAGGCCACCGAACTGGACAAGACCTTCATCGAGATGCTGGTGGATCCCCTGACCCACCTCGTCCGGAACGCGGTGGACCACGGGATGGAGGCCACGGAGGCCCGCATCGCCGCGGGCAAGCCCGCCGGCGGGACCATCCTGCTCCGCGCGTCCAGCCGCGGCGGCCACATCCACATCGAAGTGAAGGACGACGGCCAGGGACTGGATCCCGAGCGCATCCTGCGGAAGGCCGTGGAGCGGGGCCTCGTCGCGCCCGGCGCCCGGCCCTCGGACGACGAGCTGAACCTGCTGATCTTCGAGCCCGGCTTCTCCACCAAGGATCAGGTCTCGGACCTGTCCGGCCGCGGCGTGGGGATGGACGTGGTCCGCCAGAACGTGCGCGCCCTGGGGGGCCGCATCGAAGTGGAGAGCGGGGTGAACCGCGGCACCACCATCCGCCTGGTGCTGCCGCTCACCCTGGCCATCCTCGACGGCCTGACGGTGCGTGTGGGCCAGGAGACCTTCGTGTTCCCCCTGGCGTCGGTGCTGGAGAGCTTCCAGTGCCGGGCCGAGGACGTGCGCACGGTGAAGGGCGATCGGGAGGTGATCAGCCTGCGGGGCGAGTTCATTCCCGTGGTGCGCCTCCAGCGCTTGCTGGAAGCCGCCCCCGGCGAGAGCGGCCGCGATCGCGCGCTGCTGGTCCTGGTGGAAACCGAGGGCCGGCGGGCCGCCATGATGGTGGACGAGCTGCTGGGCCAGCAGCAGGTGGTCATCAAGAGCCTGGAGACCCACTACCACCGCGTGGAGGGGATCTCCGGCGCCACCATCCTGGGCGATGGGCGCGTGGCCCTCATCCTGGACGTGCAGGGCCTCATGCGCCTCGAATCCGGCGCCGCCGCCGTGAAAGCATGA
- a CDS encoding response regulator, giving the protein MGKCILTVDDSSTMRQMITFTLKGANFDVLEASDGVEALEVAQGKQLSLVITDVNMPRMDGITLVQRLRALPEFRFTPILVLTTEARGDIKQKGKEAGATGWIVKPFSPEKLLEVVNKVI; this is encoded by the coding sequence ATGGGCAAATGCATTCTCACCGTGGACGATTCGAGCACGATGCGGCAGATGATCACCTTCACCCTGAAAGGGGCGAACTTTGACGTCCTGGAGGCTTCCGACGGCGTGGAGGCGCTGGAGGTGGCCCAGGGCAAGCAGCTGTCCCTGGTCATCACGGACGTGAACATGCCCCGCATGGACGGGATCACGCTGGTGCAGCGACTCCGGGCCCTCCCCGAATTCCGGTTCACGCCCATCCTCGTGCTCACGACCGAGGCGCGCGGGGACATCAAGCAGAAGGGGAAAGAGGCCGGCGCCACGGGGTGGATCGTCAAGCCCTTCAGTCCCGAGAAGCTCCTCGAGGTCGTGAACAAGGTCATCTGA
- a CDS encoding methyl-accepting chemotaxis protein translates to MKWWSGTPDAPPQALSAPAAPPEAASGDAGMTAALQQLAGREAAMLEGQVDFLSNELTQADNLVREAASTVEAALKSLDQGVDQQHRLAEAVLECMGTGSEGASADQAGGGFGTAIVGTLDTFVKHMLDISESSTRFAAEIEDIRDRAAHMEDMLGELSEIAGRTHLLSLNATIEAAHARQFGAGFAIVAGEVSKLADRSTALSSIIHEQISGTRQALERTDALVQSIVSKDVGVALRSKDESEVVIRTLETNNAKAQELVGQLEANAGGIAQQVSHVVRSLQFEDLVHQTLMACLQELQNLLEQAGAWRAFEARLAAGADGVEAIASLHEVLGQVEAARVQFKAVKRGDLVAGDVDLF, encoded by the coding sequence ATGAAGTGGTGGTCCGGCACCCCCGACGCGCCTCCGCAGGCGCTGTCCGCGCCGGCGGCACCGCCGGAGGCCGCTTCCGGCGATGCCGGGATGACGGCCGCGCTCCAACAGCTGGCCGGTCGCGAGGCCGCGATGCTGGAGGGCCAGGTGGACTTCCTGAGCAACGAGCTGACCCAGGCCGACAACCTCGTGCGGGAGGCCGCCTCCACCGTGGAAGCCGCGCTTAAAAGCCTCGACCAGGGCGTGGACCAGCAGCACCGGCTGGCCGAAGCCGTCCTGGAGTGCATGGGGACGGGCTCCGAAGGCGCGTCCGCGGATCAGGCGGGCGGCGGGTTCGGGACCGCGATCGTGGGGACCCTCGACACCTTCGTGAAGCACATGCTCGACATTTCCGAGTCGTCCACGCGCTTCGCCGCGGAGATCGAGGACATCCGCGACCGCGCGGCCCACATGGAGGACATGCTGGGCGAGCTGTCGGAGATCGCCGGGCGCACCCATCTTTTGTCCCTCAACGCCACCATCGAGGCCGCCCACGCCCGCCAGTTCGGCGCCGGGTTCGCCATCGTGGCGGGCGAAGTGTCCAAACTGGCGGACCGCAGCACGGCGCTCAGCTCCATCATCCACGAGCAGATCAGCGGCACCCGCCAGGCCCTGGAGCGGACGGATGCCCTGGTCCAGTCCATCGTCAGCAAGGACGTGGGGGTGGCCCTGCGGTCCAAGGACGAGTCCGAAGTGGTGATCCGCACCCTGGAGACGAACAACGCCAAGGCGCAGGAGCTGGTGGGCCAGCTGGAAGCCAACGCCGGCGGCATCGCCCAGCAGGTGAGCCACGTGGTGCGCAGCCTCCAGTTCGAGGACCTGGTCCATCAGACCCTGATGGCCTGCCTCCAGGAGCTGCAAAACCTGCTGGAACAGGCGGGCGCGTGGCGGGCCTTCGAGGCCCGGCTGGCCGCGGGCGCCGACGGGGTGGAGGCCATCGCCTCGCTCCACGAAGTCCTGGGCCAGGTGGAAGCCGCCCGGGTGCAGTTCAAGGCAGTGAAGCGCGGCGATCTCGTCGCGGGCGATGTCGATCTCTTCTAG
- a CDS encoding STAS domain-containing protein, giving the protein MADSFPPPDSDSAAGPLLLEGDLDIFAIQDQWEWLAPWTASEEQPLPLDLSGLGDIDLSGFQLLAAAAQTLHTKGHRLVLTGLKEEWRSRLTLLGLADLLEGASS; this is encoded by the coding sequence ATGGCCGACTCCTTCCCGCCCCCCGACTCCGATTCCGCCGCCGGCCCCCTTCTCCTGGAAGGGGACCTGGACATCTTCGCCATCCAGGACCAGTGGGAGTGGCTCGCGCCCTGGACCGCCTCCGAGGAGCAGCCGCTTCCCCTGGATCTCTCCGGCCTCGGGGACATCGACCTGTCCGGGTTCCAGCTCCTGGCCGCCGCAGCCCAGACCCTGCACACCAAGGGCCATCGACTGGTCCTGACGGGCCTCAAGGAGGAATGGCGGAGCCGTCTCACCCTGCTGGGCTTGGCGGATCTCCTGGAAGGAGCTTCCTCATGA
- a CDS encoding chemotaxis protein CheW, with protein sequence MAAADSSFHGTQQVLCFVLAGEAYALPILKVREIQAQAAITRIPEAPEYMPGVINLRGAIVPILELRRRFALGEAPPDARPVIVIVEVQGRTLGIRVDAVSDVLDLDPSAIRPAPELGAQTALGREFIAGLASLPGATGADAMLILLDLDRLLSDGELFALDASS encoded by the coding sequence ATGGCCGCCGCCGACAGCAGCTTCCACGGAACCCAGCAGGTCCTGTGCTTCGTCCTGGCGGGCGAGGCCTACGCCCTACCCATCCTCAAGGTCCGCGAGATCCAGGCCCAGGCCGCCATCACGCGCATCCCCGAGGCTCCCGAGTACATGCCCGGGGTGATCAACCTCCGCGGGGCCATCGTCCCCATCCTGGAGTTGAGGCGCCGCTTCGCCCTGGGCGAGGCCCCTCCGGACGCCCGGCCAGTCATCGTCATCGTCGAAGTCCAGGGGCGCACCCTGGGGATCCGGGTGGATGCGGTCTCCGACGTGCTGGACCTCGATCCGTCCGCCATCCGCCCCGCCCCCGAACTCGGCGCCCAGACGGCCCTGGGCCGGGAGTTCATCGCGGGCCTGGCCTCGCTTCCGGGCGCCACGGGGGCGGACGCCATGCTGATCCTCCTCGACCTCGACCGCCTGCTGTCGGACGGCGAGCTGTTCGCCCTCGACGCCTCCTCCTGA
- a CDS encoding methyl-accepting chemotaxis protein, producing MLGNLKIGTRLTLAFSLILLLLLLVAGVGMNRMSVIASNTSDIVTHYNKQLEDINTMSEQSALVARMLRTTLLMDNIPDRKDNFERISKARDTYEAASKRLEESLWSAESKALFAKVQESHFKVRQANQKTLEASLGGRDKDAVRFLFEEVRGADRALEADVANAVHFFNAAITKRYDAAMASHNQAVVIVTICSGLALVLGGLLAFTITRGITRPLQAVGAVIETVAQGDLTQRVEIDSTDELGELGRILNTTNEGLREMVLQIQESALAISTASGEISVGNTDLSRRTEEQAASLEETASSMEQITSNVNQTADNARSANQESGKARQVAQDGGTAVGQVIEAMEAINQSSAKINEIIGVVDEIAFQTNLLALNAAVEAARAGEQGRGFAVVAAEVRNLAKRSADAAKEIKGLIRDSVSKSQDGTKVAAHAGDTIREVVANVQRVTSLVGEIAAATQEQSAGLNEINKAVVQMDEVTQQNAALVEESAAAAESLDAQAHALTEVVARFKTGLEVRRPEASRARPLAPHHAAAPRSAAKPSLGAKRTPARPELGASKQPLPTPKDDDDGQWEAF from the coding sequence ATGCTCGGCAACCTGAAAATCGGTACCCGCCTCACCCTGGCCTTTTCCCTCATCCTGCTGCTGCTGCTGCTGGTGGCCGGCGTGGGGATGAACCGGATGAGCGTCATCGCGAGCAACACGAGCGACATCGTCACGCACTACAACAAGCAGCTGGAGGACATCAACACGATGTCGGAGCAGAGCGCCCTCGTGGCCCGCATGCTCCGGACCACCCTCCTCATGGACAACATCCCGGACCGGAAGGACAATTTCGAGCGCATCAGCAAGGCCCGGGACACCTACGAGGCCGCCTCCAAGCGCCTGGAAGAGAGCCTGTGGAGCGCCGAGTCCAAGGCCCTTTTCGCCAAGGTCCAGGAAAGCCACTTCAAGGTCCGCCAGGCCAATCAGAAGACCCTGGAAGCCTCTCTGGGCGGCCGGGACAAGGACGCGGTCCGTTTCCTCTTCGAGGAAGTGCGGGGGGCGGATCGGGCCCTGGAAGCCGACGTCGCCAACGCTGTCCACTTCTTCAACGCAGCCATCACCAAGCGTTATGACGCCGCCATGGCCAGCCATAACCAGGCGGTGGTGATCGTCACCATCTGCTCGGGCCTCGCGCTGGTCCTGGGCGGGCTTTTGGCCTTCACCATCACCCGCGGGATCACCCGGCCCCTGCAGGCCGTGGGCGCGGTGATCGAGACGGTGGCCCAGGGCGACCTCACCCAGCGCGTGGAGATCGACTCCACGGACGAACTGGGCGAACTGGGGCGGATCCTCAACACCACCAACGAGGGCCTGCGGGAGATGGTCCTGCAGATCCAGGAAAGCGCTCTGGCCATCTCCACCGCCTCGGGCGAGATCTCCGTGGGCAACACCGACCTGAGCCGCCGCACGGAAGAACAGGCCGCCAGCCTCGAAGAGACCGCCAGCAGCATGGAGCAGATCACCAGCAACGTGAACCAGACGGCGGACAACGCCCGCTCCGCCAACCAGGAGTCCGGCAAGGCCCGCCAGGTGGCCCAGGACGGCGGCACCGCCGTGGGCCAGGTCATCGAGGCCATGGAGGCCATCAACCAGAGTTCCGCCAAGATCAACGAGATCATCGGCGTGGTGGACGAGATCGCCTTCCAGACCAACCTCCTCGCCCTGAATGCGGCGGTGGAAGCCGCCCGGGCCGGCGAGCAGGGACGCGGGTTCGCGGTGGTGGCGGCGGAAGTCCGGAACCTCGCCAAGCGCAGCGCCGACGCGGCCAAGGAGATCAAGGGCCTGATCCGGGACAGCGTGTCCAAATCCCAGGACGGCACCAAGGTGGCCGCCCACGCCGGCGACACCATCCGCGAGGTGGTGGCCAACGTCCAGCGCGTGACCAGCCTGGTGGGCGAGATCGCGGCGGCCACGCAGGAGCAGAGCGCGGGATTGAACGAGATCAACAAGGCCGTGGTCCAGATGGACGAGGTCACCCAGCAGAATGCGGCCCTGGTGGAGGAATCCGCCGCGGCCGCCGAGTCCCTGGACGCCCAGGCCCACGCGCTGACGGAGGTCGTGGCCCGCTTCAAGACGGGTCTGGAAGTGCGGCGGCCCGAAGCCAGCCGCGCCCGGCCCCTCGCCCCCCACCATGCCGCCGCGCCCCGTTCCGCGGCCAAGCCCTCCCTCGGGGCGAAGCGGACCCCCGCCCGCCCCGAACTCGGCGCCTCGAAACAGCCCCTGCCCACGCCCAAGGACGACGACGACGGCCAGTGGGAAGCCTTCTGA
- a CDS encoding YciI family protein → MYALVLVRYRRPISEIEAVTDAHRVYLRDLQEKGVVVASGPLDPRFGGMWLVRVSDETPLADLDALRNGDPFYQQGLANYDLLPWNVMQGKEGLDRI, encoded by the coding sequence ATGTACGCGCTCGTCCTCGTCCGCTACCGCCGCCCCATCTCCGAGATCGAGGCCGTGACCGACGCCCACCGCGTCTACCTCCGCGACCTGCAGGAGAAGGGCGTGGTCGTCGCCTCGGGCCCGCTGGACCCGCGCTTCGGCGGGATGTGGCTGGTGCGCGTCTCCGACGAAACCCCCCTCGCCGACCTGGACGCCCTCCGCAACGGCGATCCCTTCTATCAGCAGGGCCTGGCCAACTACGACCTCCTCCCCTGGAACGTGATGCAGGGCAAGGAAGGCCTCGACCGAATCTAA
- a CDS encoding carbamate kinase, translated as MTRKIALLAIGGNALLKEKERGLQEEQLENARETAEMLARVVAEGYALCVVHGNGPQVGNLLIQQEAGSGQIPPYTLDICGAMTQGSMGYMLERMLINRLRFLKLNAPVTSVLTEVVVDKEDRGFQDPTKPVGPFYPEFRALELMRSKRWKMKEDSGRGWRKVVPSPRPLEIVQLGAIKTLLESGSSVIAGGGGGIPVIRDASGFLVGVEAVIDKDRLSALLAAQLQAELFIILTGVAKVALDFGKPTQRWVDRLTASEARRHLAEGQFPPGSMGPKIESALAYLEGGGREVLITTAEALATEDPGTVGTRIVRD; from the coding sequence ATGACCCGAAAAATCGCGCTCCTGGCCATCGGCGGCAACGCTCTCCTTAAGGAGAAGGAACGCGGGCTCCAGGAGGAGCAGCTGGAGAACGCCCGGGAAACGGCGGAGATGCTGGCCCGGGTGGTGGCGGAGGGCTACGCCCTGTGCGTGGTGCATGGGAACGGCCCCCAGGTGGGCAACCTGCTGATCCAGCAGGAGGCCGGCTCGGGCCAGATCCCGCCCTACACCCTGGACATCTGCGGGGCCATGACCCAGGGCTCCATGGGCTACATGCTGGAGCGGATGCTGATCAACCGCCTGCGCTTCCTGAAGCTGAACGCGCCGGTGACCTCGGTCCTGACCGAAGTGGTGGTGGACAAGGAGGACCGCGGCTTCCAGGACCCGACCAAGCCCGTGGGCCCGTTCTATCCGGAGTTCCGCGCCCTGGAGCTGATGCGGTCCAAGCGCTGGAAGATGAAGGAGGATTCTGGCCGGGGCTGGCGGAAGGTGGTGCCCTCGCCCCGCCCGCTGGAGATCGTCCAGCTCGGCGCCATCAAGACGCTCCTCGAGTCCGGCAGTTCCGTCATCGCCGGCGGCGGAGGCGGCATCCCCGTGATCCGGGACGCCAGCGGATTCCTGGTGGGGGTGGAAGCGGTCATCGACAAGGACCGGCTCAGCGCCCTGCTGGCGGCCCAGCTCCAGGCGGAGCTGTTCATCATCCTCACGGGCGTGGCCAAGGTGGCCCTCGATTTCGGGAAGCCCACCCAGCGCTGGGTGGATCGCCTCACCGCCAGCGAGGCCCGGCGGCACCTGGCCGAGGGGCAGTTCCCCCCCGGCAGCATGGGGCCCAAGATCGAGAGCGCCCTGGCCTATCTGGAGGGGGGCGGGCGCGAGGTGCTGATCACCACCGCGGAGGCCCTGGCCACCGAGGATCCGGGCACCGTGGGGACCCGCATCGTGAGAGACTAG